A part of Aspergillus flavus chromosome 1, complete sequence genomic DNA contains:
- a CDS encoding putative DNA primase subunit Pri1 (DNA primase small subunit) yields MPHSVSPGESPSHRNDEEVLPDASPTDATPSGPEEKESEATENDTKDRLADLLFDDDDDDEFPASSAPDTKNENPASRDAVDSSAPQPAHVDTDTMLAFYQRLFPFRYLFQWLNHGIVPSPDFGNREFALTLQNDAYLRYQSYATADLFRKDILRMNPSRFEIGPVYNTNPRDRKTLRGGQMKPVSKELVFDIDLTDYDDIRSCCEKANICGKCWTFVTMAMKVVDTALRDDFGFQHILWVYSGRRGAHAWVCDPRARSLPDDRRRAIAGYLDLLRGGAQSGKRVNLKRPLHPHMSRSLEILKPYFAQTTLVDQDTFVSSEQAQRLLALLPDKALNDALRKKWESSPDRSSTNKWADIDSLAKTGKSSTLKTSTLREAKQDIVLEYTYPRLDSEVSKKMIHLLKSPFVIHPGTGRVCVPIDARKAEQFDPLSVPTVTQLLGEIDAYDAENPSNGAGDAVDGEGSVPNDSDVRGSRKLQDYEKTSLKPYVDYFRSFIAGLLKEERGGKRERNEDMTEVKTESMEF; encoded by the exons ATGCCTCACTCCGTGTCTCCTGGGGAGTCCCCTAGTCATCGCAATGATGAAGAAGTCCTTCCGGATGCTTCTCCAACAGATGCGACCCCCAGTGGtccagaagagaaggagtcCGAAGCCACTGAAAACGATACAAAAGACAGACTTGCGGACCTACTTttcgatgatgacgatgacgacgaattTCCTGCATCTAGTGCGCCAGACACGAAGAATGAGAACCCTGCTAGTCGAGATGCAGTAGA TTCCTCTGCACCGCAACCCGCTCACGTAGACACAGATACTATGCTTGCCTTCTACCAGCGACTTTTCCCATTCCGATACCTTTTTCAGTGGCTAAACCACGGAATTGTTCCTTCCCCAGACTTTGGGAACCGTGAGTTCGCGCTTACCCTACAGAATGACGCCTACCTACGATATCAATCATATGCGACGGCAGATCT CTTCCGTAAAGATATCTTGCGCATGAACCCGTCCCGTTTTGAAATCGGCCCCGTCTACAACACAAACCCCCGCGATCGGAAAACTTTACGAGGGGGTCAGATGAAACCAGTTTCTAAGGAATTAGTGTTCGATATCGATTTGACAGATTATGACGACATCCGATCCTGTTGCGAAAAGGCGAATATCTGTGGGAAATGCTGGACATTTGTAACCATGGCCATGAAGGTTGTCGACACGGCGTTGCGGGACGACTTTGGATTCCAACACATCTTATGGGTTTACTCTGGTCGTCGTGGTGCCCACGCCTGGGTCTGTGATCCACGTGCTCGCAGTCTTCCAGATGATCGGCGACGGGCCATTGCAGGATATCTGGACCTCTTACGAGGAGGGGCCCAGAGCGGCAAGCGTGTCAATCTGAAGCGTCCGCTGCATCCGCATATGTCCCGTAGTCTGGAGATCCTGAAGCCTTACTTCGCCCAGACTACCTTGGTAGACCAGGACACTTTTGTTAGCTCGGAGCAGGCGCAACGCCTCCTAGCGCTACTTCCCGACAAGGCCTTGAATGATGCGTTGCGCAAGAAATGGGAATCATCACCAGACCGCTCTAGTACGAACAAATGGGCCGACATTGACTCGCTCGCGAAGACGGGAAAAAGCAGCACTCTGAAAACTTCTACACTACGCGAGGCGAAGCAGGATATTGTTTTGGAGTACACTTATCCCCGCCTTGATTCTGAAGTCAGTAAGAAGATGATTCACTTGCTCAAGAGCCCGTTCGTCATACACCCTGGCACAGGTCGCGTTTGTGTTCCCATTGATGCTCGAAAGGCTGAGCAATTTGACCCGCTTTCAGTTCCCACGGTCACACAACTACTTGGGGAGATTGATGCGTACGATGCAGAGAACCCCAGTAACGGCGCAGGAGACGctgtggatggggagggaaGCGTGCCCAATGACTCTGATGTGAGAGGAAGCCGCAAACTCCAGGATTATGAGAAAACGAGTCTCAAGCCATATGTTGATTATTTCCGCTCGTTCATTGCCGGTCTTCTCAAGGAGGAACGCGGTGGGAAGCGGGAGCGAAACGAAGACATGACGGAGGTGAAGACTGAAAGTATGGAGTTTTAA
- a CDS encoding synaptic vesicle transporter (caffeine resistance protein, putative) — translation METIRDSTFGKLVRVFTRNRLLRYPEEVNPALWTECLKPEPSVKDEEAATLADTEEDTFGLYAVMSQASRASRRLNSIASTAGVDRGTPLLVDWRGPDDPENPQNWSTTKKLLVSSQIWMLTFAIYIGSAIYTPGIEGVSEQFGVSRVAATLGLTLFVLGYGLGPMVWSPLSELPTVGRNPTYILTLVVFVFFQFAVIYAKNFGMLLAFRFLTGFLGSPALATGGASMGDMWNPKVRDYMIAIWGCFAISAPVLGPLVGGFAASAKGWTWTIWQLLWASGFTLVLLFFFLPETFTPNILWRRARRVRKITGNSNYKCEAEIELSHVRPKDVLFEAAIRPFQLCFLEPIVFFLNLYISLIYGILYIFFEAFPIVFSEIHGFNMGQTGLAFLGILIGAILIIPCYFYWKAKYQSQHFDQNWNIAPEHQLPPACVGAFALPISLFWFGWTGNFESVHWIVPIVGSVFFSVGGCLIFNGIFCYQAHAYPRYAASVLAGNDFMRSSFGAGFPLFATAMFHNLGVGWACTLLGCLTVLFVPYPFILLKFGRRLRMASKYARHDI, via the exons ATGGAGACCATCCGCGATTCAACCTTTGGAAAGCTCGTGCGCGTGTTTACTAGGAATCGGTTGCTACGATACCCAGAGGAAGTTAATCCGGCTCTTTGGACAGAATGTTTGAAACCGGAACCCAGTgtcaaagatgaagaggcagCGACGTTGGCGGACACCGAGGAGGACACCTTCGGTCTATACGCCGTTATGTCACAGGCGTCACGAGCTTCGCGTCGTCTGAACTCGATAGCTTCGACCGCTGGTGTCGATAGAGGAACACCGCTTCTGGTGGATTGGCGTGGACCAGATGATCCTGAG AATCCTCAGAATTGGAGCACAACTAAAAAACTCCTTGTAAGTAGCCAGATCTGGATGTTAACCTTTGCCATCTACATCGGATCTGCGATCTATACCCCAGGAATCGAAGGCGTCTCGGAACAATTCGGTGTAAGTAGAGTCGCCGCAACACTCGGGCTGACACTCTTCGTGCTGGGATATGGCCTAG GTCCAATGGTCTGGTCCCCTCTCTCAGAGCTACCAACCGTCGGCCGAAACCCTACATACATCCTCACCCTCGtcgtctttgtcttcttccaatTCGCCGTCATCTACGCAAAGAACTTCGGCATGCTACTCGCATTCCGGTTCTTGACCGGCTTTCTCGGCTCCCCAGCCCTTGCAACCGGCGGAGCATCCATGGGAGACATGTGGAACCCGAAAGTGCGCGACTACATGATCGCTATCTGGGGCTGTTTCGCCATCTCCGCACCCGTCCTGGGCCCTCTCGTCGGCGGCTTCGCAGCCTCCGCAAAAGGGTGGACATGGACCATCTGGCAGCTGCTCTGGGCCAGCGGGTTCACACTGGTCCTactattcttcttcctcccggAAACCTTCACGCCCAATATTCTTTGGCGACGAGCACGTCGCGTACGGAAGATCACGGGGAACTCGAACTACAAATGCGAAGCGGAGATCGAGCTCAGCCATGTCAGACCTAAG GACGTCCTCTTCGAAGCCGCAATCCGACCCTTCCAACTCTGCTTCCTCGAACcaatcgtcttcttcctAAACCTCTACATCTCCCTAATCTACGGCATCCtctacatcttcttcgaagccTTCCCAATCGTCTTCAGCGAAATCCACGGTTTCAACATGGGCCAAACCGGCCTCGCCTTCCTCGGGATCCTAATCGGAGCGATCCTCATAATACCGTGCTACTTCTACTGGAAAGCCAAATACCAATCTCAGCATTTCGACCAGAACTGGAACATCGCACCCGAACACCAGCTGCCCCCAGCCTGCGTGGGGGCGTTCGCGCTCCCGATTTCGCTGTTCTGGTTTGGGTGGACGGGGAACTTTGAGAGCGTGCATTGGATTGTGCCGATTGTGGGGTCGGTGTTTTTTTCGGTCGGGGGGTGTTTGATCTTCAATGGGATTTTTTGTTATCAGGCTCATGCGTATCCGAGGTATGCGGCTTCGGTGTTGGCGGGGAATGATTTTATGAGGTCGTCGTTTGGGGCTgggtttcctttgtttgCGACGGCTATGTTTCATAATCTGGGGGTTGGCTGGGCGTGTACGCTTCTTGGATGCTTGACGGTGTTGTTTGTGCCCTATCCTTTTATTTTGTTGAAGTttgggaggaggttgaggatggCGAGTAAGTATGCGAGGCATGATATCTGA
- a CDS encoding putative translation machinery-associated protein (unnamed protein product), whose amino-acid sequence MPKSFSKVHKHIAKKRGAIDALHENSRDAKRLRRAGIRDDRVARVSATLARGRQSYIDRIVYFHENVPEDAGVFSDSDMMNLIVRYINRSVPEIEQLQSERRKGRPPSKREENLLQRTDAENKEFKTGFWLPDLGQEDVLKALASWNGDWSGLSSMKFIRLTKDGGKQSSAFPPKGMS is encoded by the exons ATGCCGAAGTCTTTCTCGAAGGTCCATAAGCATATCGCTAAAAAGAGAGGGGCAATTGACGCACTCCATGAGAACAGCAGAGATGCGAAGAGATTGCGCCGCGCAGGTATCAGAGATGATCGGGTTGCTCGTGTCTCTGCCACACTGGCCCGAGGACGACAGTCATACA TCGATCGGATCGTATACTTCCACGAGAATGTCCCGGAGGATGCAGGCGTCTTCTCGGATAGTGACATGATGAATTTAATTGTTAG ATACATCAATCGAAGTGTCCCTGAGATCGAGCAATTACAGAGCGAGCGGAGGAAAGGCCGACCCCCCAGCAAACGGGAGGAAAATCTCCTACAGCGAACAGACGCAGAGAATAAAGAGTTTAAGACCGGTTTCTGGTTGCCCGATCTTGGCCAGGAAGATGTACTCAAGGCTCTTGCCTCGTGGAATGGAGATTGGTCCGGACTCAGTAGCATGAAGTTCATTCGCTTGACCAAGGATGGTGGGAAGCAGTCTTCAGCTTTTCCTCCTAAAGGGATGTCGTGA
- a CDS encoding uracil phosphoribosyltransferase-domain-containing protein → MDPDFMDSLVSECGKATKLKVISADKLNPEAVKILMTPMRNASVQGLHLREAHSDGGWYLANTFLPALIRVEEAAIPHPQGHNTTGYQLWREDKVLIVALMRGGEPMAFGVNRAFERAMFTHAYQAIDLQHDHLEDRFAVILVDSVVNSGGTILDFMRHIRDLNKEVSVVVITGVMQARCVSGGRLTAALAKYDNLQFITLRISENKYKGTGPSPLS, encoded by the coding sequence ATGGACCCTGATTTTATGGACTCCCTCGTGTCAGAATGCGGCAAGGCCACCAAGTTGAAGGTAATCAGCGCGGACAAGCTGAACCCAGAAGCCGTCAAAATTCTGATGACACCCATGAGAAATGCCAGCGTGCAAGGACTACATTTGAGGGAGGCACACAGTGACGGGGGTTGGTATCTAGCCAACACATTCTTGCCTGCGCTCATaagagttgaagaagccgCTATCCCTCACCCACAGGGACACAATACTACCGGCTACCAACTCTGGAGGGAGGACAAAGTTCTGATAGTAGCGTTAATGAGGGGAGGGGAGCCCATGGCATTCGGAGTCAACAGGGCATTTGAGCGTGCGATGTTTACGCACGCATATCAGGCCATTGATCTTCAACACGACCACCTCGAAGATAGGTTCGCTGTCATTCTCGTTGACTCGGTCGTTAATAGCGGGGGGACTATCCTGGACTTTATGCGACATATCCGCGACCTCAACAAAGAGGTTTCTGTTGTGGTGATCACTGGAGTCATGCAAGCTCGGTGTGTTTCTGGTGGAAGATTGACTGCTGCTCTTGCGAAATATGACAACCTGCAATTTATAACCCTACGTATTTCGGAGAACAAGTACAAGGGAACAGGCCCAAGTCCATTAAGTTGA
- a CDS encoding regulatory protein SUAPRGA1, producing MLSLRTIARSVPRTFSRSIAISSRSALFRPIPTAAPKNVILQSALKPSYAAFSTSSVFKQSQAEGDFELAAKLEDELKHEKASGLEDLDSSVQNIQYVLQNNSWEVKDVPGDQEVVLTKKFGNEEIRLTFTVADLQNLSEQEEFDDQALSDELDFEGGHQPANRGASGNVAQHPEDRVAPADRELDELDRDLEPSFPARVNITVEKPSNGALLIQTVVQDGLFQIEEVSYFSKPDLAHAQTAEKDWARQSLYAGPPFENLDEDLQTFLERYLEERGINAELANMIPDYIQVKEQKEYVRWLENVKNFISA from the exons ATGTTGTCGCTACGTACCATCGCCCGCTCTGTGCCTCGCACTTTCTCCCGCTCCATCGCCATCTCTTCCCGCTCTGCTCTCTTCCGACCTATTCCGACTGCTGCTCCTAAAAATGTTATCCTGCAATCTGCTCTGAAGCCTTCATACGCGGCTTTCTCGACTTCTAGCGTATTCAAGCAGTCTCAAGCTGAAG GTGATTTTGAGCTTGCTGCCAAGCTTGAGGATGAACTGAAGCATGAGAAGGCTTCTGGTCTTGAGGACCTGGATTCTTCCGTCCAGAACATCCAGTATGTTCTTCAGAACAACTCCTGGGAG GTCAAGGACGTCCCCGGTGACCAGGAGGTCGTGTTGACGAAGAAGTTCGGTAACGAGGA GATTCGCCTCACCTTTACCGTTGCGGACCTTCAGAACCTGAGCGAACAAGAGGAATTCGACGACCAGGCTTTGAGTGACGAGCTGGATTTTGAGGGCGGCCACCAGCCCGCTAACCGGGGTGCCTCTGGCAACGTTGCCCAGCACCCCGAGGATCGGGTTGCCCCGGCTGATCGCGAGCTGGATGAGTTGGACCGTGATCTGGAGCCCAGCTTCCCTGCCCGCGTCAACATCACCGTTGAGAAGCCAAGCAACGGCGCTTTGCTGATCCAGACTGTTGTCCAGGATGGTCTCTTCCAGATCGAGGAGGTCTCCTACTTCTCTAAGCCTGACTTGGCACATGCCCAGACAGCTGAAAAGGACTGGGCTAGACAGAGCCTCTACGCTGGACCTCCCTTTGAGAACCTCGATGAGGATCTGCAGACCTTCTTGGAGCGTTACCTCGAGGAGAGAGGCATCAACGCAGAGCTCGCCAACATGATTCCTGACTACATCCAGGtgaaggagcagaaggaaTACGTTCGCTGGCTTGAGA ACGTCAAGAACTTCATCTCCGCTTAA
- a CDS encoding putative exonuclease, with protein MGIKGLHGLLKSIQKPCHLKKFSGQTLGVDAYGWLHRGTVACAVDLVLDRPTTKHVDFVLNRVRMLLYFGVTPYLIFDGDNLPSKAGTESDRHQRRQESKTLGLELQRKGRTAEAYQEFQKAVDVTPLMARQLIDELKKMNVQYVVAPYEADAQLVYLERQGIINGIISEDSDLLVFGAKRLLSKLDQHGDCIEINRADFTACREVSLIGWTDADFRRMCILSGCDYLPNIARLGLKTAYRCIRKYRNVEKALRMLQFEGQYHVPTNYLENFKQAELTFLYQRVFCPQAGKLVTLTAPEDDVNLEELPYIGADVDPELAVGVARGDLDPTTKEPLVLRPAPAGKLMHGIQRRQTLGSSAELKLNKPISSFFTPKRTPLAELDPNSLTPSPSQQRLLERHANRSWESSPVTPRPGIVRSATVNRLSSPLVRSVERNSFLAHASRASTLQPTKRQRLCSETDEASLPSLPDCRSRFFASSPGDSSPSGAKVTRSKKARKSAVDVFSDEVAEDIMTQIVGSSETANHCKDKPHIGTEPREGNHEEAAPSTALTTSEDSAIVKQKVLAEEPQDSAETPSKASVNEDSNPEVFHQVLDYHIAKQNSSLLSKFTFEAAERNTSPNLDTPQTKDPQVHRPLISRSPSRVKAGVSRSPSRRQRLTPLQRLGQTALARSRSLNFTPSLSTSSALGSNIGANTSKASPIPATCHIAQGSEDMIVPDSEEEDVDGDEPSHPRTPVAFDLKRFSYTNK; from the exons ATGGGCATTAAAG GGCTCCATGGTCTTCTCAAGTCAATTCAAAAACCATGTCATTTGAAAAAGTTTAGCGGACAAACACTTGGGGTCGACGCGTATGGATGGCTGCATCGTGGTACGGTCGCCTGCGCGGTGGACTTAGTTTTGGACCGGCCGACGACCAA ACATGTCGATTTCGTACTGAACCGGGTCCGCATGTTGCTCTATTTTGGAGTTACCCCATATCTTATCTTCGACGGTGACAATCTACCGAGTAAAGCCGGTACCGAGTCTGATCGACATCAACGGCGTCAGGAAAGCAAAACCCTTGGGTTGGAACTGCAGCGGAAGGGAAGGACAGCGGAAGCTTATCAAGAATTCCAGAAAGCGGTGGATGTGACCCCTTTAATGGCTCGTCAATTGATCGACGAACTGAAAAAGATGAATGTTCAGTATGTGGTGGCTCCGTATGAGGCAGATGCACAGCTCGTATACCTTGAGCGCCAGGGCATCATCAATGGTATCATATCAGAAGACTCTGATTTGCTGGTGTTCGGCGCGAAAAGACTGTTGTCTAAACTAGACCAGCATGGCGACTGTATTGAGATTAACCGAGCAGATTTTACAGCTTGTCGCGAAGTCAGTCTTATAGGATGGACTGATGCTGACTTTAGACGCATGTGTATCCTCAGTGGTTGTGATTACCTACCCAACATTGCAAGGCTGGGTTTGAAAACTGCCTATCGGTGTATTCGCAAATACAGGAATGTGGAGAAGGCGCTACGGATGCTTCAATTTGAGGGCCAGTATCATGTTCCTACGAATTATCTGGAGAATTTCAAACAAGCAGAGCTCACCTTCCTTTATCAGAGAGTATTTTGCCCCCAAGCTGGAAAGCTCGTCACTCTGACTGCACCGGAGGATGATGTGAACCTCGAAGAGCTGCCGTACATTGGCGCCGATGTGGACCCTGAGCTTGCAGTTGGAGTCGCTCGTGGTGACTTGGATCCTACAACAAAAGAACCGCTGGTTTTGAGGCCTGCACCCGCGGGTAAGCTCATGCATGGCATCCAACGTCGCCAGACGCTCGGTTCATCCGCCGAACTGAAGCTAAATAAACCCATCAGCTCATTCTTCACCCCAAAACGGACTCCTCTAGCTGAGTTGGATCCAAATAGCCTCACTCCATCTCCCAGCCAGCAAAGGCTACTGGAACGGCATGCCAATAGGTCCTGGGAGAGCAGTCCTGTTACGCCCCGGCCGGGAATCGTCCGATCCGCTACTGTGAATAGGCTATCGAGTCCACTAGTTAGGAGTGTGGAGCGGAACTCTTTTTTGGCCCATGCCTCTAGAGCATCTACCTTGCAGCCCACCAAACGGCAGCGACTTTGTTCGGAGACGGACGAGGCCAGCCTTCCAAGTCTTCCAGATTGCCGCAGTCGTTTCTTTGCTAGCTCCCCGGGTGATTCAAGCCCGAGCGGTGCAAAGGTGACGCGAAGTAAGAAAGCGCGAAAGTCAGCTGTCGATGTGTTTTCTGATGAAGTAgccgaggatatcatgaCACAAATTGTAGGTTCGTCAGAGACTGCGAACCACTGCAAGGACAAGCCTCACATAGGAACTGAGCCGCGCGAAGGCAACCATGAAGAAGCGGCTCCGTCAACGGCACTTACCACGTCGGAAGATTCGGCAATTGTGAAACAGAAAGTCCTTGCAGAAGAGCCACAGGATAGTGCTGAAACTCCAAGTAAAGCTTCTGTTAACGAGGACTCCAACCCTGAAGTGTTTCACCAGGTGCTTGACTATCATATTGCCAAACAAAACTCTTCTCTGTTGTCTAAGTTTACTTTTGAAGCTGCGGAAAGGAATACCAGCCCCAACTTAGATACCCCGCAAACAAAAGATCCTCAGGTTCATCGCCCGCTTATTTCTAGATCACCCTCTAGGGTGAAAGCTGGGGTTTCCCGGAGTCCTTCGAGGCGACAACGGTTGACACCTTTGCAACGTCTCGGCCAGACTGCGCTGGCCCGGTCACGTTCTCTGAACTTTaccccttctctttcaacATCAAGTGCCCTGGGCAGTAACATCGGGGCCAACACCTCTAAGGCAAGCCCGATCCCTGCCACATGTCATATTGCTCAAGGAAGTGAAGACATGATTGTTCCCGATagtgaagaagaggatgtcgATGGTGACGAACCCAGTCATCCCCGGACACCTGTTGCATTCGACCTCAAGCGATTTTCATATACAAACAAGTGA
- a CDS encoding Ca2+ regulator and membrane fusion protein Fig1-domain-containing protein has product MAGNFKDKMARFIPMIGYHHVLMIIIAVTIILLSLLLAGCSSSSPQMPSIFLISLYYQRYDPVFNLAQVDPGVVQATANIVGGAEMEVRVGYFGICVSPSGGAYICNSNATALAEVVTVDQDPLNLIWVASTFKDAVVFPYLLIVAVILAFFCFILLATFPGWHEEIDSTGSEREVKPFPSRPVSQAALALIFVASVFVLVSVLWQHTASVAASTIAQDMGNGSVKSGVGSSAMVLGWFGFGLMVVTTIGLLVMILSIKLIRQLTDEE; this is encoded by the exons ATGGCTGGCAATTTTAAGGACAAGATGGCCC GTTTCATTCCCATGATCGGTTACCATCACGTGCTTATGATAATTATTGCAGTTACCATTATTCTTCTCT CCCTCTTATTGGCCGGATGCTCGTCGTCCTCTCCACAAATGCCCagcatcttcttgatctctcTCTATTACCAACGCTACGACCCCGTCTTCAATCTTGCCCAAGTGGATCCCGGCGTAGTGCAAGCAACAGCGAACATCGTTGGAGGAGCGGAGATGGAAGTCCGTGTGGGATATTTCGGAATCTGCGTATCGCCATCAGGAGGTGCCTACATCTGCAATTCGAATGCAACGGCCCTGGCTGAGGTCGTCACTGTGGACCAAGATCCGCTGAACCTGATTTGGGTAGCATCAACGTTTAAGGATGCTGTGGTCTTCCCATATCTCCT AATCGTTGCCGTTATCCTCGCATTTTTCTGCTTCATCCTTCTGGCGACTTTCCCTGGATGGCACGAAGAAATCGACTCGACCGGCTCAGAACGTGAGGTGAAGCCGTTTCCTTCCCGGCCCGTATCTCAGGCAGCGCTGGCTCTGATTTTCGTGGCATCTGTCTTTGTGCTGGTCTCGGTACTATGGCAGCACACGGCATCCGTCGCCGCGAGCACCATTGCCCAAGACATGGGCAATGGCAGTGTCAAGAGCGGAGTTGGTAGCTCTGCGATGGTTCTCGGATGGTTTGGATTTGGCCTGATGGTGGTGACGACGATAGGCTTGTTGGTGATGATTCTCAGCATCAAGCTGATACGGCAGTTGACGGATGAAGAATAA